The following coding sequences are from one Priestia megaterium NBRC 15308 = ATCC 14581 window:
- a CDS encoding class I SAM-dependent methyltransferase, with translation MCTSEQVNNNNIERFTGFANLYDRNRPSPPREVIKILHTYLGEKPRNVVDIGCGTGLSSFLWMNDSVNIIGVEPNDDMRKVAITNWERINKPSNIHFTKGLSHQLELVSESIDIITCSQSFHWMEPQSTLHECARVLRSGGIFAAYDCDWPPTFNWIVEEQYKKLINLAETRARQLADVEKHPHKWNKEKHLQQIEESGLFRFSKEIVFHNWELCNADRYANIALSQGGLQTALKKGAHELYKEVEHFKNNVTEAFTGKAQNVLFSYRMRLGIK, from the coding sequence ATGTGTACAAGTGAACAAGTAAATAATAATAATATCGAACGCTTTACGGGTTTTGCTAACCTTTACGATCGAAATCGACCTAGTCCTCCTCGGGAAGTGATAAAAATTTTACATACTTACTTAGGGGAAAAGCCGAGAAATGTTGTAGATATAGGGTGTGGAACTGGCCTTTCTTCGTTCTTATGGATGAATGACTCTGTAAACATTATTGGAGTAGAGCCCAATGATGATATGCGTAAAGTAGCTATTACTAACTGGGAAAGAATAAATAAACCATCTAATATTCATTTTACCAAAGGTTTGTCTCATCAATTAGAACTAGTATCAGAATCTATAGACATTATAACCTGCTCTCAATCTTTTCACTGGATGGAACCCCAGAGTACTCTTCATGAGTGTGCACGTGTACTACGTTCGGGAGGCATATTCGCTGCTTATGATTGTGATTGGCCGCCTACTTTTAACTGGATAGTTGAGGAACAATATAAGAAGTTAATTAATCTTGCTGAGACACGGGCAAGACAATTAGCAGACGTAGAAAAACATCCCCACAAGTGGAATAAAGAAAAACATCTTCAGCAAATTGAAGAGTCAGGCTTATTTCGATTTTCAAAGGAGATCGTCTTTCATAACTGGGAACTATGCAATGCAGATCGATATGCAAATATTGCATTAAGTCAAGGTGGGCTACAAACAGCTTTAAAAAAAGGAGCACATGAACTTTATAAAGAAGTTGAACATTTCAAAAACAATGTAACAGAAGCATTTACTGGAAAAGCTCAAAATGTGTTATTTAGTTACCGAATGCGCCTAGGTATAAAATAA
- a CDS encoding ABC transporter ATP-binding protein encodes MLRRFFSYYRPYKYLFLLDFCCAILAALLELVFPLAVNRVVDDLLPSGNWSWILWGCIGLLMIYVISAGMNFVVTYWGHKLGINIETDMRKQLFNHVQKQSFRFFDNNKTGHLVSRMTNDLMDIGEIAHHGPEDLFIAIMTLIGAFGIMFSINPQLAILTFIIVPLVSCLSIYFSKKMSKAFKGMFSDIANYNARVENNVSGIRVVKAFANEEYEIEKFAESNGKFRKTKLLTYKIMAWNASISYVLMKIISLFVLVCGSWFVIQKNMTYGEFIAFVMLSNVFLTPIKQINAVIEIYPKGIAGFRRFLDLLETKADISDKPNAKDIEELKGKIIFDNITFGYDKNDQILENINLSIQPGETVALVGPSGAGKTTLCNLLPRFYDVDQGEILIDGINISEIKLNSLRSHIGIVQQDVFLFDGSIRENIQYGKLDAKDEDILEALRQAQLEDFVLKLPQGLDTLIGERGVKLSGGQKQRLSIARMFLKNPSILILDEATSALDTETENAIQEALSKLSVGRTTLIIAHRLATIKNADRIIVVANKSIIEQGKHEDLLATEGAYSKLHQAQFSI; translated from the coding sequence ATGTTACGGCGGTTTTTTTCTTACTATAGACCATATAAATACTTATTTTTATTAGATTTTTGTTGTGCAATTCTAGCTGCATTGTTGGAATTAGTGTTTCCATTGGCTGTAAACAGAGTAGTTGACGATTTATTGCCAAGTGGTAACTGGTCTTGGATTTTATGGGGTTGTATTGGATTACTAATGATTTACGTAATTAGTGCAGGTATGAACTTTGTGGTTACTTATTGGGGACATAAATTAGGAATCAATATTGAAACCGATATGCGTAAACAATTATTCAATCATGTGCAAAAGCAATCTTTTCGTTTTTTTGACAATAATAAGACAGGGCATCTTGTTTCTAGAATGACGAACGATTTAATGGATATCGGTGAAATTGCTCATCACGGTCCTGAAGATTTATTTATAGCTATTATGACCTTAATAGGTGCTTTTGGAATAATGTTTAGTATCAATCCACAACTCGCTATCCTAACATTTATTATTGTTCCGTTAGTTAGTTGTTTATCCATCTATTTTAGTAAAAAAATGTCTAAAGCTTTTAAAGGGATGTTTAGTGATATTGCCAATTATAATGCTCGTGTAGAGAATAATGTAAGTGGTATTAGAGTAGTCAAAGCATTTGCTAATGAAGAATATGAAATAGAGAAATTTGCCGAAAGCAATGGTAAGTTCCGTAAAACAAAGTTATTAACATATAAAATAATGGCATGGAATGCTTCTATTAGTTATGTGTTAATGAAGATTATCTCTTTATTTGTTCTTGTATGTGGTTCATGGTTTGTTATCCAAAAAAATATGACCTATGGTGAATTTATCGCTTTTGTCATGTTATCGAATGTGTTCTTAACTCCGATTAAACAAATAAACGCAGTAATTGAAATATACCCTAAGGGGATTGCAGGTTTTAGAAGGTTCTTAGACCTTCTTGAAACGAAAGCAGATATATCAGATAAACCCAATGCTAAGGATATTGAAGAATTGAAAGGAAAGATTATCTTCGATAACATAACTTTTGGATATGATAAAAATGATCAAATCTTAGAGAATATTAATTTGTCTATTCAGCCAGGAGAAACTGTTGCTTTAGTTGGTCCATCTGGGGCAGGCAAAACCACCTTATGCAATCTATTACCAAGGTTTTATGATGTTGACCAAGGCGAGATCTTAATAGATGGAATAAATATTAGTGAAATAAAGTTGAATTCCTTACGTTCACATATTGGAATTGTACAACAAGATGTATTCTTATTTGATGGGTCGATTCGAGAAAATATTCAATATGGTAAGTTAGATGCAAAAGATGAAGATATTTTAGAGGCATTACGTCAAGCCCAGCTGGAGGATTTTGTATTAAAACTTCCTCAAGGCCTTGATACATTAATTGGTGAAAGAGGTGTGAAACTTTCCGGGGGACAGAAGCAAAGGTTATCTATTGCTAGAATGTTTTTGAAAAATCCTTCTATTTTAATCTTAGATGAAGCTACCTCTGCTCTAGATACAGAAACAGAGAATGCTATACAAGAAGCATTATCAAAACTGTCAGTAGGTCGTACTACTTTGATTATTGCACATCGTTTGGCAACGATTAAAAATGCAGATCGGATTATTGTAGTGGCAAATAAATCAATCATTGAACAAGGGAAACATGAGGACCTTTTAGCCACTGAAGGAGCTTATAGCAAATTACATCAAGCTCAATTCAGCATATAA
- a CDS encoding ABC transporter substrate-binding protein, which translates to MKYGVKIKRVLQICSVGLLSVGLVACQDNQSSEKHSENRAVTDAVGHKIEVPTNPKRVLGSYLEDPLVALGVTPVAQWSVSNGVQDYLKDDLKNVPKISYDLPFEAVQKTKPDLILMDSSSMVEGGKYDQYSKIAPTYVVGKDKNNDWRKELQEVGKVLNKKDDAQKLLDDYDKKVKDAKAKLAENKEVPSAAAVWLVNNKLFISSKDLSSGDVLYNDLGLKVPKVVEEISKNTENNWNPISLEKLADLDADYIFLVNSDKNGASTLSNSIWKNIPAVKNNHVAEFPRSSSWLYTGVIANDQIIDDVLKTIK; encoded by the coding sequence ATGAAGTATGGTGTAAAAATAAAAAGAGTTCTACAAATTTGCAGCGTGGGATTATTGTCTGTTGGTCTGGTTGCATGCCAAGATAATCAATCTTCTGAAAAACACTCAGAAAATCGTGCGGTAACTGATGCAGTTGGACATAAAATAGAAGTTCCAACGAACCCAAAACGTGTATTAGGATCTTATCTAGAAGATCCACTGGTAGCTTTAGGTGTTACACCTGTAGCACAATGGTCTGTTAGTAACGGTGTTCAAGATTATTTAAAAGATGATTTAAAGAATGTGCCTAAAATCTCTTATGATTTACCATTTGAAGCTGTTCAAAAGACTAAACCAGATCTAATACTTATGGACTCGTCTAGTATGGTAGAGGGCGGAAAATACGACCAATACAGTAAAATCGCACCTACATATGTAGTGGGTAAAGATAAAAATAATGACTGGCGTAAAGAATTACAAGAAGTAGGAAAAGTATTGAATAAAAAAGATGATGCACAAAAACTTCTTGACGATTATGATAAAAAAGTAAAAGATGCAAAAGCAAAATTAGCTGAAAATAAAGAAGTTCCTTCTGCAGCAGCAGTTTGGCTAGTAAATAATAAATTATTTATCTCTTCGAAGGACTTATCAAGTGGGGACGTCCTTTATAACGATTTAGGATTAAAAGTACCGAAGGTAGTAGAAGAAATATCCAAGAACACAGAAAACAATTGGAATCCAATTTCTTTAGAAAAGTTAGCTGATTTAGATGCAGATTATATCTTCTTAGTAAATAGTGATAAAAATGGGGCAAGTACATTAAGTAATTCTATTTGGAAAAACATTCCTGCCGTAAAGAATAATCATGTAGCTGAATTTCCTAGATCCTCTAGTTGGCTGTATACAGGGGTTATTGCAAATGATCAAATTATTGATGATGTTCTAAAAACTATTAAATAA